The proteins below come from a single Erythrobacter sp. SG61-1L genomic window:
- a CDS encoding 7-carboxy-7-deazaguanine synthase QueE, translating to MPLVLATTTPGEPEIFASIQGEGPSMGKPCAFVRLSRCNLACVWCDTAYTWRFTGDNRPHRDGITFERAENQVTLSEEDVAERIAASGMKRLVVTGGEPLLQAPALARMLAALEELVPGMIVEVETNGTVRPTDAVDRFVAQYNVSPKLSHSGNPAELALIPERLADWVARPKATFKFVVASLEDVAEVLALAELHAIPRDRIMVMGEGTDQQTLEAREAWLADVCIHESLTLSKRLHIQLFGDSRGT from the coding sequence ATGCCCCTGGTCCTCGCCACCACCACACCCGGCGAGCCGGAGATCTTCGCCTCGATCCAGGGCGAAGGCCCTTCCATGGGCAAACCCTGCGCCTTCGTGCGCCTGTCTCGCTGCAACCTTGCCTGCGTGTGGTGCGACACGGCCTACACATGGCGCTTCACTGGCGATAACCGCCCGCACCGCGACGGAATTACCTTCGAACGCGCGGAAAATCAGGTGACTCTGTCCGAGGAGGATGTCGCCGAGCGCATCGCCGCATCGGGGATGAAGCGGCTGGTCGTGACCGGCGGCGAGCCGCTGCTGCAAGCCCCCGCCCTTGCCCGCATGCTGGCCGCGCTGGAGGAACTGGTGCCCGGCATGATCGTGGAAGTGGAAACCAACGGCACGGTCCGCCCGACCGATGCGGTCGACCGATTCGTAGCCCAGTACAATGTCAGCCCCAAGCTTTCGCACAGCGGCAATCCGGCTGAACTGGCGCTTATCCCCGAACGTCTTGCGGACTGGGTGGCGAGGCCCAAGGCCACCTTCAAATTCGTGGTGGCCAGTCTTGAGGATGTTGCCGAAGTGCTGGCACTGGCGGAACTCCACGCAATTCCGCGCGATCGCATCATGGTGATGGGCGAAGGGACCGATCAGCAGACGCTGGAAGCGCGCGAGGCATGGCTGGCGGATGTCTGCATTCACGAGTCTTTGACTCTGTCCAAAAGGTTGCACATCCAGCTTTTTGGAGACAGTAGGGGCACATGA
- a CDS encoding valine--tRNA ligase — translation MSDTLDKTFDPASIEAKWYSHWEANGLFRPERPDAQPFTIVNPPPNVTGSLHIGHALDNTLQDVVVRYERLRGKDALWVVGMDHAGIATQMVVERQMEARQDKRTNYSREQFVEKVWEWKAESGGAITGQLRRLGCSMDWSREQFTMDPHFTRAVLKVFVDLYNQGLIYRDKRLVNWDPKLKTAISDLEVETREVKGGFWHFKYPLADGVTLSNGQDYIEVATTRPETMLADMAVAVNAEDERYKSVIGKEILQPITGRRFRIVADEHADPELGSGAVKITPGHDFNDFEVGKRAGIAPADMLNMLDENACVVQTADGLVPDEFLGLDRFDARALVVERMKELGFLIPHVTKDKEGNEVLHDAEPRTIQTPFGDRGGVVIEPWLTDQWYVDAATLAQPAMEAVRSGAIEIVPKSWEKTYFNWMENIQPWCVSRQLWWGHRIPAWYDEDGNVFVAETEEEAQAQAGNKPLTRDSDVLDTWFSSALWPFATLGWPDDTELLAKHYPNDLLISGFDILFFWDARMAMQGIHFMKEVPWKRLYLHGLVRAPDGAKMSKSKGNVVDPLGLIDKYGADALRFFMAAMESQGRDIKMDEKRVEGYRNFATKLWNATRFCQANGIGASASIEAPAATSAVNKWIIGEVVETVAELDKAMAELRFDAAANAIYHFVWDTFCDWYIELIKGNFDAETKAVAGWVLDQILVMLHPFMPFITEELWNAQGDRPYELILAKWPAPNAAIDPAAKAEVEWLIALTSNIRTAKNELGIAPGARLEAYLETPSPLGKGVIEASAAAIDRLARLSAIRFEAAPAGAAMQIVAGGDVFVIPLEGIIDIEAEKARLAKALEASQKEAKSLQGRLSNPAFVEKAKPEAVEKARADHAHHAAEAERLSAALERLG, via the coding sequence ATGAGCGACACTCTCGACAAGACTTTCGATCCCGCCTCCATCGAGGCGAAGTGGTATTCCCATTGGGAAGCGAACGGGCTGTTCCGGCCCGAACGGCCCGACGCGCAGCCCTTCACTATCGTAAACCCGCCGCCCAATGTGACGGGCAGCCTGCATATCGGCCACGCGCTGGACAATACCTTGCAGGACGTGGTCGTGCGGTACGAGCGTCTGCGCGGCAAGGATGCGCTGTGGGTGGTGGGCATGGACCATGCCGGCATCGCCACGCAGATGGTCGTCGAACGCCAGATGGAGGCGCGGCAGGACAAGCGCACCAACTATTCGCGCGAGCAATTCGTCGAGAAGGTGTGGGAATGGAAGGCCGAGAGCGGCGGCGCCATCACCGGCCAGCTGCGCCGCCTTGGCTGCTCGATGGACTGGAGCCGCGAACAGTTCACCATGGACCCGCACTTCACCCGCGCGGTGCTGAAGGTGTTCGTGGACCTCTATAATCAGGGCCTGATCTACCGCGACAAGCGCCTGGTGAACTGGGATCCCAAGCTGAAGACCGCCATTTCCGACCTCGAAGTGGAAACGCGCGAGGTAAAGGGCGGCTTCTGGCACTTCAAATATCCGCTGGCCGACGGCGTCACGCTGAGCAACGGACAGGACTATATCGAAGTCGCCACCACGCGCCCGGAAACGATGCTGGCCGATATGGCCGTGGCCGTGAATGCGGAGGACGAGCGGTACAAGTCGGTCATCGGCAAGGAAATCCTCCAGCCGATCACCGGCCGCCGCTTCCGTATCGTCGCCGACGAACACGCCGACCCGGAACTGGGCAGCGGCGCGGTGAAGATCACGCCGGGGCATGACTTCAACGACTTCGAAGTGGGCAAGCGCGCCGGGATCGCCCCTGCCGACATGCTCAACATGCTCGATGAGAATGCCTGCGTGGTGCAGACGGCGGACGGGCTGGTGCCGGATGAATTCCTCGGGCTGGACCGCTTCGACGCGCGCGCGCTGGTGGTCGAGCGGATGAAGGAACTCGGCTTCCTCATCCCGCATGTGACGAAGGACAAGGAAGGCAACGAGGTTCTGCACGATGCCGAACCGCGCACCATCCAGACGCCCTTCGGCGACCGTGGCGGCGTGGTGATCGAACCCTGGCTGACCGACCAGTGGTATGTCGATGCAGCAACGCTGGCGCAGCCCGCGATGGAAGCAGTGCGTTCGGGCGCCATCGAGATTGTCCCGAAGAGCTGGGAAAAGACCTATTTCAACTGGATGGAAAACATCCAGCCCTGGTGCGTTTCCCGCCAGCTGTGGTGGGGCCACCGGATTCCGGCTTGGTATGACGAGGACGGCAATGTCTTCGTGGCCGAGACGGAAGAAGAGGCGCAGGCGCAGGCTGGCAACAAGCCGTTGACCCGCGATTCCGACGTGCTCGATACCTGGTTCTCCAGCGCCCTGTGGCCCTTCGCCACGCTGGGCTGGCCGGACGATACCGAGCTGCTGGCCAAGCACTATCCCAACGATCTGCTGATTTCCGGCTTCGACATCCTGTTCTTCTGGGATGCGCGCATGGCGATGCAGGGCATCCATTTCATGAAGGAAGTGCCGTGGAAGCGGCTCTATCTCCATGGCCTCGTCCGCGCGCCTGATGGGGCAAAGATGTCCAAGTCCAAGGGCAATGTGGTCGATCCGCTGGGCCTGATCGACAAATATGGCGCGGATGCGCTGCGCTTCTTCATGGCGGCGATGGAAAGCCAGGGCCGCGACATCAAGATGGATGAGAAGCGGGTCGAAGGTTATCGCAACTTCGCAACCAAGCTGTGGAACGCCACGCGCTTCTGCCAGGCGAACGGTATCGGCGCCTCCGCCTCCATCGAAGCACCCGCTGCCACCAGCGCAGTGAACAAGTGGATCATCGGCGAAGTCGTGGAAACCGTGGCCGAGCTGGACAAGGCGATGGCCGAACTCCGCTTTGATGCGGCGGCCAATGCCATCTACCACTTCGTGTGGGACACTTTCTGCGACTGGTATATCGAACTCATCAAAGGCAACTTTGACGCGGAAACCAAGGCAGTCGCAGGCTGGGTGCTCGACCAGATTCTGGTGATGCTGCACCCCTTCATGCCCTTCATCACTGAAGAGCTGTGGAACGCGCAGGGGGATCGGCCTTACGAACTGATCCTTGCCAAATGGCCCGCACCCAATGCGGCCATCGATCCGGCGGCAAAGGCGGAAGTGGAGTGGCTGATCGCCCTCACCTCCAACATTCGCACTGCCAAGAACGAGTTGGGCATCGCGCCCGGCGCCCGGCTGGAAGCCTATCTCGAAACGCCCAGCCCGCTGGGCAAGGGCGTGATCGAGGCAAGTGCAGCCGCCATCGACCGCCTTGCTCGCCTCTCCGCCATCCGCTTCGAAGCGGCACCGGCAGGGGCGGCCATGCAGATCGTGGCGGGCGGCGACGTGTTCGTCATCCCGCTGGAAGGCATTATCGACATCGAGGCCGAGAAGGCCCGTCTCGCCAAGGCGCTGGAGGCTTCGCAGAAGGAAGCCAAATCGCTGCAGGGCCGCCTGTCCAACCCGGCCTTTGTCGAAAAGGCAAAGCCCGAAGCGGTCGAAAAGGCCCGCGCCGACCACGCGCACCATGCTGCCGAGGCCGAGAGGCTTTCCGCAGCACTGGAACGGTTGGGGTGA